CCGACGGAGGAGGAGGCCGGGTCCCGCTCTCCCGGCCTGCGGCGGGGGCCCAAGAACCACCGTGCGAGCGAGGAGACGGCGGCGGTGCCGCTGGAGGAGGCCGAGCACCAGTGGCTGGTGATGGCGGCCGGCGGGCAGTGGACGCAGCAGCTCCACGGGCTGCTGCTGGGCGACGCCAGCTTGGCGGCCCGCAGGGACTTCATCTCGGGCTTCACCGCCCTGCACTGGGCCGCCAAGAGCGGCAACTGCGACATGGTGACCAACATCATCAGAGCGGCCGAGAAAGGGGGCGCCCGCGTCAACGTGGATGCCAGGTCGCACGGCGGCTACACGGCGCTTCACTTGGCCGCCATACACGGCCAGGAGAAGATCATCACCATGCTGGTCTACAGCTACCACGCCAAGACCGACCTGAGGGACTACAGCGGGAAGAAGCCACACCAGTACTTAAAGGAAGGGGCCTCCTCCACGGTCAGGCGCTTGCTGGGGGACCCCAGCCTCTCCCACAACGTGGAGCCCTCCGTGCCCATCAAGAAGAGCACAAAGCTTGCGGCTTCAATCTTGAGCTCCACTAGCACTTTCCTGGGGGTCATATCCGATGACATGGCTTTCTACGATCTCACCAAAGGGTTGAGGAAGCCCTCGTCCTTAAACAAGCTCCTGGCAGCCACTACAGGCCCGAGGAGGAAGCCAAAGACCAGAGGGGGCTTCCCTTCATATTCTTCCCTCTCCGAAGtaatggaggaggaggaagaggaggtcgTCGTGAAACGCAGACCCGTTTCTGAGCTGTTCTTTGGCCACTAGCCTCTGTCCTCTCGGGATGAAAATTGTTTAATAATGTGACTGAGGGTCTCGATATTTCTCTCACAGAAGCAGCTTGGATTTCTTCTCTCCGTGTCTGTCTTTTTGGATGTTTGACTAAATGGGTGATAGGGTCTGGCTCCAAAGGCCACTGGGTGAAACGCAGCTCACAGCCGCCTGTGGAGAGTGTTACAGTCGCTGTATGTACCGTCGTGCTGGTGTGTCGATGGAGACCACAAACTTTATACTTAACGGTTGAAAAACTGAACCTCTGTGTGTGTAGACAGGTTAAAATGCTTAAGGTACAGCCTTCTCAATTAGTGTTCCTCGGCTGGAGAGCAGAAGTAAGGTACAGAATTGCATATTCTACACTGTGAACAGCAAGCTGGTAGCTGGCTACTTTAACATGGCTTGTTATATAGCAGGCTTAAATTATTAGAGGAAAGATGACTAGTTTTCTATGATTCTGATTATTTTGGTAACAGAAGAGGAAtatttctatttaagaaaaatggtGTACTTTTTCATAACAAAGTTTCTTACTATCAGAAATACTAACATAACAATCTCAATTGTTGcctaacacattttaaaacagttttaaaaaaacaaaaacccaaccctcaGCACTCAAATCACCATGACCTGTCTACCTCAGTTTGAAAGCTAGgttagcattttaaatttttttttttttctcttcctgaaagaCTTTTTGACCAGGTGGTACTAACCACATGTCTTGATGATACTGTGAACATTTAAACTTGACTATAGTTCAATCACTTAATCTGAATAAAAAACTTGTTGGTATTTGATAGTGAAAACCTGAACTGAAAAACTGGGAATCGGATCCTGCAGAGTTTCCGAGTAGCCAACTGGAAGCAAAGTTAGGCTTGTATGTCtgattctgtttatttaaaacttgGCCTTTGATTTTGACCtatttacaataaatatttatgaaattggGCTTTATGTTATGTTAAGTGTTTCATGATAGAATGTCTGCATGACCTCTTAAAGCAATGTTGATCTCAACAGCATGGATCCTTGACCTAAAACTAACTACTCTTCTTCTTTTACATTATAAACAAAGTTGTTCTCTATCTAGAACTACATGTAGCTCCAACAAGCATGCTAACTGCAGGTTAAGTGATACATTTGCAgtgagattattatttttttaattactatttggTTAATGCAAAGAGGCAGAGCTAAGAGCAGAAACTGCCTGACTCCTGAGGCCAGTCTGCTAAACCGTCACTTCTTCCCTAAAATTGTAACTCGCAAAGCTGTACAGTTCAGGGGTGATGAAGGTGATGGCAATACTGCCCTTGCTCTGCTTTTCAGCCCCGTCAGGTGTTTCGGTTTCCCTACTGAAACACTTGTTTGCATGCTTTGCCTTTCTTTCCAAGTCAGTGACTTCAGGAGTGTTTTGTTCGGCCTTGAAGGAAGCCTAGTACTTCTAATTGGCTGTAATTGGCTTCTCCCAAACGCTGGGCAAGGAATGCTGTAGGactgtggggaaggaggaggcacTGCCCTCTTTAAAACCTTCTCCCCGAAGTCCCTGGAGCTGGTGACATTCGTTGTGAGCGTAATCAGCAGTCGCAGAGGGATCTGATCCACCTGTTCTCAGAACAGACTGGATTATTCTGCACTGGTCTGCTTCTGTATCGAACTAATTAAGTTGTTCAGCAAATGTTAATGATCAAGCACCTCATGACTTCTCTATCTGGAGtagggctttaaaaaaaataaaatcctatttGCTCTATAGCTGTCGGTGTGACCGTTGACCAGCGTGGCCATTTGACACCTCCCTTTGTGCTGCACTGCGTCAGCACGCAGACGCCCAGGAAAACAATGTCTGATGCTCTGTTTTAAAAAGTCTTTCCACCTTTACTGACaccaaacactttttttctgtatttactgaGACTGCAGAAGCACGTGTGTGTGTTCGTGTTGTGTCTGAGGCCCCGGCAGCACAGATGCTGCTGGGTACAAGCGTCCTGTTTCCGTGTGAGTTGGAAACACTCCCCAGTTTGACTCGGCCTTATGGGGAAGTTTGTTAGTTATGGCTGTTAGCTTGATACCTGTTCAAATAACATAGCTGAATGTTTTACTGCTAGTTCTGAGTAAAACCTACTTGAGTCAGAGGCAAGGTTCAAGGATGGAgtgttttctgtttaaagaaaccaACCGCCCAACCCGTAAAGCGTGGCTGCGACTTCACCCTAAGGGAAGCAGGAGGTTTCCTTGCTCCTATTGTTGCATCCAAGGAAAAGCAAGAAGTCACAGCTGAGATAAGACTTCATTACAACATGTATCATCAAGGAAATTCTGTGCTACTCCTTCCTGGGAGGCATCACAGCGATGAGCTAGTGTGATAGAAAAATGCCCCGCAACAAGGACCGAGCCCTGCTCCTCGCGGCGTTCCCGGGGAGGTGCTCGCAGGCTCGGCAGGAGGGTTGCGACACACGAAGGTGCTGTGGGTGAGGTGGGCCGGGCTCTGCCAACAAGTTTGTGCAGTGACTCAGCTCGTTCCTCCTCCTTGTTGAGCAGATTAAAGCAAAGATAGTATTTAGGCAGGCTGTGATTAGTACACTCGGTGCTGTATGACTTCAGGTGCAAACAAACACTGAGAGGTATTGAGAATGCCCTGCTGTAatcttacaaaaatatatatatatatcgcCCTCGGTTTGAAGTAAAACCAGTCTGTCggcttttctgggttttggttcCCCGTGCTGCCGTTGCAGGATGATCACGGGAGTGTTTTCCTGGCAGAAACTCAGGCTGGGACTGTTTCACGAGTCCCTCATCTTGACAGATTCTCCTTAATTTCACTCTCTCCCTTAATCTCAGCCACATCTGGCTGAACACGGCAGGATTTCCAGGTGAACAAATGACAGGTGTGGAGTTTTACCCGCCCGCCAACACtggcctggggcagaggctgcgcagCAGCGCGTGCCACGGGCCGGGCAAGCAGCCCTTTGAACCTCTGGCCCAGCCCAGAGCCGGCAGCTGCCTGCCACACCATCAAAGCTGAGGGCAGGAGAGGATAAAAATCATAAACCCcgctgggctctgctcctgccccgtGGAGATGGCTTACGTGGTGGGGGAAGGCTGGAGATGGAAGGTGCAGAACCAGGATTTGGGAGCTCGGGGTTGGATTTTGCCATGGTTACCCGCCTGCCTACTCCCCCCATCTCAGTTTTCCTGCTGTAAACCGGAGATAATCACCTCAGTCACTTCTTTAAAGCACACAGTTAGTACTGATACTCCAAATCGAAATCAAGATCATTTTTTTAGCCCCGTAGGCAGCACGAGCAGCGTCACCCACAGCCTGTGAACGCTGCGCATTCAGTGGAGCGCCTACGCAAATACAACGGGCTCAGATTTTTTGTTTAGCAGCATCAGAGATCAATAAAGCTAACGTTTGTCTGACCCTGGCCCGGCCCGCCCTTCGAAAGATAACTGGCTTCGTCTGTTCCTCGGCACATTCTGTTCTGAGGAATACCCGCTCAGAAACCTGCACTGAAGAGGTTTGCAAACAAGCTTTAAGCCGCGACTGGGACAGACTTTGCCCTCCCGGCGGGGGCTGTTTGAGCAGCGGGAGGCAGCGGGGTCGTGCTCCGGCTCAAATAGAGTTTTTGGCCGTCTCCATCCCCTAGTAAGCGCTCTGCAAAAGCCCCAGGAAATGCCGCTCCCCCCCTGCAGAGGAGTGTTGGCGAGATTTCGGCTTCATCACAAAACTAAGCTCTGGTGGACGAGTCCCTGACTAACTCCCAGCGGGAGTTCCATCCACCCGTTGAAGGCAGCGGCGGCCTTTCGAGACGTCCCCAACTCCCCATTGCGTGTCCCTTCTCCTGCTCCGCACGTTTCCACCACCGTGACCTACATTCCTGGGACGCATTTGCCTCCTGATTTGCATATTAATCTGAGAAAAATGGCAACAAGGCAGTTTTTGCTCTTTCCAAGTGATTTGTCCTAATGTGGGACTCCCCGCACGAAGAGGTTGTTCACAGGGACTTGGCTGGCCTGTAGCGTGGCCACAGACAGTGTGGTGTTTGTCTGCTGCAGAGGGAGAACAGGACAACACAGATCAAAAGCTCTGCGTCGTAACGAGGAACATTAATTTCCTATTCCAGTTCCAAGGCTTATTTCACTAATTTATGAGACAAAGCAAATCCTGAAGCCCATCCAGCACTTGTACTGAGCTCAGCTTCTGTCACTGACCACAGGCAGTGCCGTAATGTTTGGCCACAGCCAGGAAAAAAAGGGTGTAGCACCCAGGAACTATTTTTTATCCCCAGACAGGAAGAGCTACAGGCAAAGTGATGCTTCCCCCTTCCTACCTCCCATCTCATCTTCCCTCACTGGATGTTAAAGctgaaaaacccaaaaccagcTGGCAGAGCCACGGCAGGAGGATTGCTGTGTTGGCTGGACAGCAGCGACCACCCTGAACCCAACCAGCACCACCTGCTGATCCTTGAGTGACAGTGGCAGGTCACCTCCCTGTCCTTTTGGAGCGAACTGCCAGAAAATCCCTTCAGCTCAGTACATTCAGTATTGGTTTTGATTATtactgtgacaaaaaaaaagctctgatCTTAAAATACTAATCTGCCTCTGAGCCCGGGCAAAATAGATCTGTACTGTTAATATTAGCATGACTTTAGTGCAGCTTCTtccctttctgtgaagaaaaatctGTGCGTGTGATGTGCACAACAAGAACTGATGCTGGCAACGTTCAGCTTTCCCTTCCTAGGAGGCATTTCTGTTCAGTGTTTGCCTCAGGtagagcattattttttttccttcatctgagAGCCAATTCCCAAGAGGAATTCCTTTCATCCCGTTTCCTTCCTTCACCTCCATCCCCATCACCTTGAGACTCTCCAGAGGAGGTAGGAGACCCCAGCTGAGAAGCGCAGCAGGCACGGGGGGCTCAGTGCTGACACAACCCCAATAACCTCCATTTTCACCCAGTAAAACCAGCGCCCAAAGGCTCGAGCCCCTGACGCGAGGTCGCGGTATCGGGGTGCTGGGCCCTCGCTCCCCAGGTGCTGTGGTTATTCTCACCCACACCGTTAACAGTCACCAGTGCGGTCAGGACAGCACGCTGCAGTGGTACCAACAGACTTTCTCACTGTGGTTTTTGTGTTGTATTTTCTTCCACCACTCTCCTGTGGTGTTTTCTCCCCTTGCAGCAAAGCACGACAGCTCCGCTCCAGGCTCAGGTCAGCTCAGGGCCGGGCCAGCTCGCTCCTCTCTGTCCGTCCACCTCTCGTGCTGTTACAGCCTTTTGCCCGTTGGTGAGAATGACTCGGGcctctttttttctcctaccACCAGCTCGTGCTTCCCGCTGTGGCGTTGGGCGACGCTGACCTCGCGCTcgggagggagcagcaggaaggGGTGCTGGAGCCACCCGCCGTCCCACCAGGCGCTCTCGGGAGGGATCGTTTCACCAGCGGTTCCTCCTTGGGGTGGTTTGGGATGTTCTTGTTCTTGTATCATGGGCTGAAGGTCGTTAGAAAGACCTCTGGCTGTTTATACACATTTTTAGAAGCGCCTCTTATTCTCTAAACCACGACTATCAGTTCAACCCATATTTTCTCTCCATAGATTTATCTACGAGATGACTCAGCTCCAAGGCTTATGTGACATTTTAGAGTCTGTCTGATAAGCTTTAATGCCTCTCTTCATTTAGCAATGAAATTCATGTGCTGCTTCTTCCGTGCATTTTGTGAAACCCAGAGGTTGCGTGATTCCTAGAGCCTGATTATTCTTTAATGTATACGTGGGCTCCCTTCAGGCGTAGAAGATTAGCTTTGCTATGCTGctctgagtttatttttaaaattttattcagatGGTTGCCATGAATTCCCAAAGCAGAGAGAACATCCTTCTACTTATTAATCGTAGCTCTCTCAAGCCCCAAATAGATCTTTTGCAGAGTACATTTACATGAACCCCTGCACCCCTCAATTCCTTAATTAGCCCCACATGCAAAAGTCCCACAGCATGACGTTCCGGGGAAGAACACGAGGCCAGGACTAAAAAACAACCCCTAAATTAAAATCCTTCAATTTAGTGCCTCAGAGGCTGAAACAGCAGCTCCTGATCCAGCAGTGACTCCCACACGTTGCAGTGGGTGTTAAATCAAATTCCAAATGAGCTGCTGCGTCTAAAATCCCCGTAATTGCTTCCAAGGCGCCACGGGATGGGCACGAGGCACTGCTGGCTTCCACCGACCGCTCGCTCTACCCTGCACCGGTAACGCCGCTCACCTCTCCGGCCCTGGGTGATTAAAGGCTTTTGATCCTGAAACCAAGCCCGCCTGCCTTTGCTTAGCAGAACATAAGCTACTGCAGCTTCTTCCCCCACGCTGCTTGTGCGTGGACGGCCAAATGAGATAGAGCCCGTTCCTGGAATCCCACCAGGCTCCCCGCAGCCCGCACCGGGGCTCGCAGCCCTTGCGTTTTGCCTGTTccacctccttccttctcctcagcACTATTATTTGGCGCTCGCCTGGCTGCAGCTGTGACTAACCCACGCCGACGGCTCGCGGCAGGCCGCCGGCAGCAGCGCTCTCACGGCGGCGGGGTCCCGTTACCTTCTCCCGGGGGGTTCAGGAAGCCCGAGGCTCGCAGGCTGCCACAGGAGACTCCCAAGCGTCTCGCTGCCCGCTGCTCTCCCCAGAGGGTCAGGTACCAGGGAGCTCCTGCATTCCTCACATTCCCCCAACGCACACACCTGACTTTGTTTgcgggagaagcagcagctcgGCAGGTCTCAGCGCTGGGGAATTGCCAAGGCCCTGAATCCCCTGGAAGCCAACAGCTTTCCAGGGCTCCGGGCAGCGCCTGGGGAGAAGAGCTGAGCATTCAGGCTTCCCTGGTCTAACACGCGCTGGGTATCCTTGCTGGAGAGGTTAAAATGGACGGCTCACGAGTAGTCGTATTAGAAGTAACAATGTACAAGTTCTGCACAGGGTTTCGTTTCCTTAATCCCTACATTTGCAAGATCTGTCTCCCAAAGATGACCACCAGTTACTGCTATTTAAGCTCAGGTGTTAAATTTGTCTTCTGCCTGTATAgggtcagaaaaaaaaccctctctggaGCAGTGTGGGATCAGTGTTGTAAAAAGAAGGACCTGTGGAAGGAGGCACCAGGGCTGGAGAAGGGAGAGCGGGGAAGACCGTGGGAAATCTGTTTCTAGAGCAATTTGGGCAGCTTAGGCTGGAATAGGAAATTTTCTCATGTTATTCCCCAGAATAAAATTAAGGGAATGTCAGCTAAACTGCACAACGCAAAGTTGGGAAGAAGCCGCCACGTAAGCAATGGTTATTGGTACAGGGATGGAATTAGTGCTTTAAATACTCAACCTTCAGGAAAAAGGCaacccctctttttttccccaaataggATCCCAAAGCAGGAACTTAAaccatttcttttcctcagtctgTATTTGTAAAGACCGGAGCGGAGAGGGCTGCTTACCGCACACGGACCGGCTGCGCTGCAGGATGACTCAAGGTCTCGCCCCGGGACAGAGTCCTGCAGGCCCCACAAACGACCTGTTTGCAGCTCTACTTCGGAGAAAGATTTTTAAGTGAATAATGTAAACTAACGGGAAGACAAGAAGCTCACCCGGAGGATGTGGGCACCGCCTGCCTGATGCGGCCCTGTCTCCCAGCAGGTAGGAAATAAATCTCATCGGCCTCTCTGGAGGGAGTTCCTGGGCAGCACCCACCATCAGTGCCACCCCACGCTGTGAGGAGGAGACACGAGGGGCTCTTCTGCAGGTAACAGCTGAGATTTTGAGCAACCAGAGTCTTTCACCAGCCTCAGAGGTACCCAGGGCTCTCCTCGCCGTTCCTCCGGCACCAGATTAAATCATCATTTGCATTTGCACATCAGATTGTGATTTTAAAACCCCCCGTCTTAGTACATCAGCGTGTCAGGAATGCTGCACACGATGGAGGTCCGGTGTGAACTACCACCATTACCTCGGGCTTGGCCCCTGGCAATAAACTGATACCAAATGATGAATACCAAAACCAAGACCCACCTGACGACCCAGACCTGCTGGTGCTTCGGAAGGGGGGTTTCTCCTTGTCAGCAAAAAGGTTTCGATGTCATCGCTGTATCCGTGTTACCCTCTGCCTGAAATTCAGAGTTCTAACAAAGTAAGAAGGAGCACAGATACGTGACTTCTttagaaaacagagcaaaagtcATTTCTAATTGTTGCTCTTTGAAGCACACCTGTGAAGGCCAGGGTGGTAGGAGCAGCAGTCATCCTCCCCGTGACGCAAGGCCAAAAAGGCAAGAGAAACTAAACTGTGCAGACCCATTCTTTCCCTTAAAGGCAAACATTAGCTTCAATTATCAAACATTTATTTCCAACCAGGTGGATTTTCCTCAACTAGGAATAATGACAATTAAGTGCACCTTCAATCAGGCTTCTCAAATAATGCCAACAGCTCATTTAACAGAGCTCATGTTTTTTAAATTCTCCACTGGTTCTGTTAACAtcacttctgttattttaaaGACCATTTTCAAAAGGCAGCCTGCAGATTTGCATACAAAAAGCCTGTATTTATGGCCTTTGGAGAACACTGAGCAGATCTACTCACAGGATCTACCACAATAACCACAGAACACGCGGCACCGTGGTCACTGCACTCCTGCAGTTACCGG
This genomic interval from Athene noctua chromosome 12, bAthNoc1.hap1.1, whole genome shotgun sequence contains the following:
- the SOWAHA gene encoding ankyrin repeat domain-containing protein SOWAHA: MAEPDISPAAVLGFLRERGGRVRNAELVSAFRPLVEAGGAAAARAERRERFKAAVNAVAVVKERDGTKFVVLRRELRPAPPPGGDGGGPVAGGRLSPAPPEEQPGPRAVSELRGLFQGGGGGVPLPAGLGGSRREPLPKPCMLPVRCVPPPAAAAPGPPEEPGSPLSPPTEEEAGSRSPGLRRGPKNHRASEETAAVPLEEAEHQWLVMAAGGQWTQQLHGLLLGDASLAARRDFISGFTALHWAAKSGNCDMVTNIIRAAEKGGARVNVDARSHGGYTALHLAAIHGQEKIITMLVYSYHAKTDLRDYSGKKPHQYLKEGASSTVRRLLGDPSLSHNVEPSVPIKKSTKLAASILSSTSTFLGVISDDMAFYDLTKGLRKPSSLNKLLAATTGPRRKPKTRGGFPSYSSLSEVMEEEEEEVVVKRRPVSELFFGH